GGGGATGTAGAAAGAGGAGCAGTGGCCAAAGCAGAGGTGATTGAGGAGGTACACAGCCATGCAGCCCAGCCGGGAGAGCACCTGGGgccagaggcagggagatgaGTCAAGGGCAGTGGAATCTGGAGCCAGAGACTTCATCCTACCTAGAGAGGCGTggatgcctgggttcaaattctgactctgccatCTGCTGGCTGTGTGCCTTGGGGCAacttactcaacctctctgggtgtcagttttctcacctgtaaaatcatCAAAGTTcaaccaggaaaaaaaacaaaaccactttaGGGTGAGGGACAATAGGAAGGGTGGTATTCCAGGATCCCTGGGggggattaaaaagaaaacccttacctcattgcctggcacacagttggcactcagtaaatgctagttCTTTCTATGATTCCCTCCACCTAAGTGGATCTATCAACTTGCTCCCAGATCATGGCCCTTCTCTGTTTAAACCCTGCACCCCCCATCCGCCCTTCCGCCTCCAcatctccctgcccttccccccatCACTGCCCCAGCCACCCTGGTCTCCTCGatgttatttctctctttctttcttttttatttatttattttttgatgtggacttttttttttaacatctttattggagtataattgctttacaatggtgtgttagtttctgctttataacaaagtgaatcagccatatgtatacatatacccccacatttcctccctcttgcatctcgctcccatccccccatcccacccctctaggtggtcacagagcaccgagctgatcctcctatgcgatgcagctgcttccctctagctatctattttacatttggtagtgtatatatgtccatgccactctctcacttcgtcccctccctgtgtcctcaagtccattctctacgtctgtgtctttattcctggatgtggaccatttttaaagtctttattgaatttgttacaatattacttctgttttatgttttgtttttttggccccgaggcgtgtgggatcttagctccttgaccagggatcatacccgcaccccctgcattggaaagagaagtcttaaccacaggactgccggggaagtcccccttttttaattatttggctgcaccatgcagcatgtgggatcttaattccccaactagggatcaaacccgggccccctgcattggaagcacggagtctaaaccactggaccgccagggaagtccctattctttctttttttttttaattgaagtataattgattacaatgttgtactaatttctgctgtacggcaaagtgactcagttacacacacacacacacacacacacacacacacacatatatatatatatatattctttttttatattcttctccgttatggtttatcccaggagattgggtatagttctctgtgctatacagtaggaccttgttgtttatccattctaaatgtactagtttgcatctaccaaccccaaattcccactccatccttcccccacccccgtccccctcagcaaccacaagtctgttctctatgtctgtgagtctgtttctgttttgtagataggttcatctgtgccatattttagattccacatataagtgatatcatatggtatttgtctttctctttctgactgtacttagtgtgataatctctagttgcatccttGTGgctgtaaatggtattatttcattctttttatggctgagtagtattccattgtatatatgtacacatcttctttatccatctgttgatggacatttattttgtttccatgtcttggctattgtgaatagtgctgctatgaacataggggtgcatgtatcttttttttttttttaataaatttatttatttatttatggctatgttgggtcttggtttctgtgcgagggctttctctagttgtggcaagcggggaccactcttcatcgcggtgcgcgggcctctcactgtcgcggcctctcttgctgcagagcacaggctccagacgcgcaggctcagtagttgtggctcatgggcccagttgctccgcggcatgtgggattttcccggaccggggcacgaacccgtgtcccctgcatcggcaggcggactctcaaccactgcgccaccagggaagcccgcatgtatctttttgaatactagttttgtccaggtatatgccctggacatgtgggattgctggatcgtgtggtagttctattccTCGCTGTTCTTTCAATGCACCAAACTTGTGCCTCTGCCTCCGGGATGTTGCCCCTGCTGCGCCCTCCACCTGGACTTCTCTTCCATCCACCCTTCCCAGAGCTCATTCCAACTCATCCTTCCTCAGAAGCACCCCCAAGACAAATTTCACCCTCCTGGTAGTCTTTCTCCTAGCATCCTCATCTCTTTCTCCAGGGTCTCATAGCAATTTATTGTTATGTCTCTTTGGGGGATTGTTAATGTTTCTCTCTCCCAGAATATTCACTACCTGAAGGCAGGgactctttccatcttgtttatggctatAGCCCCAAGAATCATAACAAAAGCTAACACTTGCCGAACCCTAATACCCTGCCGGGCCCATGCTGCTCACCTTTGAGgaactccctcctccccacaatgCTGCAAGGCTGGAACCATTaatatccccatttacagatgaggaaactgaggctcaaagaagtccCTTGCTTGCCTAAGACTACGCAGCTGTCGAGGGGTCTGCTAGCTCTTAGAGCATCCTTGTGCCTCCCTGGGACAGTTGCAGCTCTGGATCCCAGGTCAGGGGTCCCCTCTGCTGTGTGCAGTGTGCACGGCTGTATGGGGCAACTGAGGCAGCTGGTCCAGGGCTGTGCAATACCACCGAGTTGTCCGGATTCAATgaaggtttgctgaatggataacaAGCCAAGGGGTCTTGGGAACTGACACCCTGGTAAGCGTGGTGTCAAACACTTTGCATGAGTTCTCAACTATTATTAACTCCCTTTTGCAAAGGTGGGACTTGAGGCATAAAGAAGGAAAGCCACTTGCCCTGTGTCACACAGAAATCAGCAGCTGAGGCAGAACTTGAACTTAGGTATGCCTAGCTCCAAAACCTGGGCCATAAACAACACATGGTATGAATTATCAAAACCTttatggaggggcttccctggtggcgtagtggttgagagtccgcctgccgatgcaggggacacgggttcgtgccccggtccgggaagatcccacatgccgcggagcggctgggcccgtgagccatggccgctgaacctgcgcatccggagcctgtgctccgcaacaggagaggccacaacagtgagaggcacgcgtaccgcaaaaaaaaaaacaaaatctctgcCCTGGTGGAGCAAACATTCTAGTGAGGGAGATAGATGGTAAATGCAACTACaaaatcaatttcatttgttAGGTGATGATGTAAACTACAGCGAGAAATAAAGCAGAAAGggggaacattttaaaacaacatcTGAGTAAAaacctggaggaggtgagagaaGGAACCATAGaatgttgggggtggggagtgctagaggcaaagggaacagccagtgcaaaggacCTGAGGTACACATAATATTGGTGTGTCTGGAGAAAAGTAAGATGGCTGGTGCGGCGGGAGGAAAGTGggtgagggggagagtgggaggaggtAAGGGCAGGAGATGACAGGCATTTTGTGCAGGGCCTTGTAGGCCACAGGAAGGACTTGGACGTTCACTCTGAGTGAAGTGGGAGCCATGGAGGGTTCTGAACAGAGGAGGGAGGTGATCAGACTCAGGTGTTCCCAGAGGCCCTCTGGCCACTGGATGGAAAACTAGACTCAGGAGACAGGGTGGCCACAGCAGAAGCTGGGAGACCAAGATGGCAGCACTCGCATTGGCCCAGGTGGGAGATGCTTATGCCCCATCTTACAAGGGAGAAAACTGAAGATCAGAGACATTTAGGTGAAGGATGCAGGGTTGACCCCAAATCTGTCTGGTgccacagcctgtgctctaggcCCAGCCCTCTCCTTCCCCTACTTGAGTGAAGGGCACAGCTTTGCACATCTCCTGGGCCACTTCCTGTGGGTCCAGTGGCAGAGACAGTGATGGCCACATCCTGCCCGTGCTGCATCCTGCCGGTCCCCAGCTGCCCAGTTTTCTGCAGGCCCAGGAAGGCCTTCCAGCTGCCAAGGGCAGAGGATGGCACCGGGAAAGCTGGGGCCCCTTGACCCAGAGACTGGGTCTCATTGGCAGCAGCCTGGGGCTGAGCTGGGAGGCCTTGGGGTCCAGGCCTCCCCGAGCCTGTGGGCAGCCAGGCCCCACTGAGCAGGCTCAAGAGAGTGGTCAGCTGGCTGAGGATCAtctgtttgtctgtctttctgtgtgttGGTCAGTCTGGGACTGGGCTCAGGGTCCTGGGCAGCTAACCCTGCTGTCTGGTAGGTGGAATCTGTGCTGTCTAGATCCCCCCCGCTTCTtttttgcaggatcttagttccctgaccagagattgaactgGGTCCTAGGCAGTGAAGGCGCTGAGTCCTAGCCACTAAGggcaccagggaactccctccagatccaccttttttgttgttgtttgctttgttttgttcttaatgtttatttacttatgtattttgctgtgccgggtcttagtcgcagcattcaggatcttagttgtgacatgcgggatctagttccctgaccagggatcaaaccctggcccctgcattgggagcgtggaatcttaaccactggcccaccagggaagtccccagatccACCTTTAATGGCTTGCCCCCAACCTGGGTAGCCTGGGAGGCACCTCTGCAAACCCACAATGGGGAGGAGAGTAAACCCCTTACCTGCTGggttcccacccctccccctagCCTGGCACGGGATCTGGGGGGCTGGGCTTGCGAGTTTGTCGGCTGTGGAGACCAGGAAGGAAAGGTGGAGAGGCAGGGGCTTAGGGGCACAATGCTGAATGCCCTAAGGGGCTCCTTTCCCATCAGGGCCCCATTCTTCCATTTAGCAAACTCAGACTTTGCAGTTGTGCTTCTCAGGCTTCAAACTCAACACTGAAACTTCCTGGTTATGCAATCTCAAGTCCctaaacctctctgggcctcagtttcctcttctgtaataTGGGGATAACAACAGTCCCTacttgggggaattccctggtggtccagtggttaggactcggtgctttcactgccagggctaGGTTctacccctggtcagggaactgcaagatcctgcaagccaagaggcaccaccaaaaaaaaaaacaaaaaataaaacagaaaagccaGTCTCTGCTTGGTAGGGTTGTTCTGAAGACCGGAGATGATTTATGTAAGGAGCTTCAAATAGAGGTTGGTACACAGTAGCGCCATGAATAAGCTATGATTAACactattgctgttgtttttttctttggcatGCATTAGAGGCCAGGAATAATTCTGAGCCCTGGGGATACAGGAGGACAACACAGAAAATGGGTCCTCGCTGCCACAGACAAATGTTTTCTACATTGTAGAAAACAGACAACACAAGATAAGATGATTTCAGAGTCTTAAGTGTTACGAAGATACTAAAATGGGatgtgcctgggcttccctggtggcgcagtggttgagagtccgcctgccgatgcaggggacacgggttcctgccccggtccgggaagatcccacatgccgcggagcggctgggcgcgtgagccatggccgctgagcctgcgcgtccagagcctgtgtcccgcagcgggagaggccacagcagtgagaagcccgcgtaccgcaaaaaataaataaaataaaatgggatgtGCCTTAGAGGAATCGGGGTGGGGGTTTCTGACCCCAGGGTGGTCGGGGAAGGTCTTTCTGTGGAAGTGACATTTTTGCAGAGACCCTAGGTGCTGTGGGAACAGCCCCGTGGGGAGTGCTGGTTGGAGTGCTGGAAGCACATAAACAGCCCCGTCCCAGGATTTGGGGCCCTGGAGGCGCCTGGGGGTCCCAGTCCTGGCCCTGGCACCTGCGCGGCCCCCACCTCACACCCAGGTGAGGAGCTGTAGGCCCCTGGGCCCCGAGATGCTGCAGAGCCGGTCCTTCCCGTGCCCCCCGGAGCTGCGAGTGCGATGGGGTGCGCTTGCCCTCTGGCGGCAACTCTCGGGATTGCACGGCGACCGTGCCCTGGACAACTGCCTCCCGGACGTCTGTCTCACCTGGAGGTGCGCGGGCAACTCCCACTGACCCCACTACATTCGAGCCCCTGAGCGTCCCCCAACCTGCCCTTCCGCTGTCCTCTAGACCCAGCTAATGGCAGCGCTGTCCTGCCAGGTGCTGAGGCTCCAAACTTGGCAGCATCTTTAAGCCCCCTATTTCTCTGActccccccccctccccaatTTGATATGACTGCAAGTCCCTTCCACTTCAGAATCTACCCAGAATCCGCCCATTTCTCACTCCCTCTTCGGTCACCAACCTGGACATAATCCTCATTATCTCCCACCTGAACCAGTGCAGTCCCTCCACCCTGGTACCCCAGCTCCCGCCTCCTCCCTCTCTCAAAGTCTATTCCTCCGACAGCACCCAGAGGGCTCCGCCGGGAACCACCTCACTGAGATTAACAGCCAAAATTCTCCCTGAAGCCCAGCAGGCCCCAGCCTGTTTGCTCCCATCACCACCCCACCCTCGTCTCTCCGCACTCTCTCCCCCGTTTTCTCACTCCCTCCAGCCACGCGGACTTCTTCTCTCTTCCGTAGACTCACCCAGGCATAATCCTATAATCCCACACAGTTGTTCGGGGCTGCGACACTCTTGAAGTTTCAACATGGAAAatatagataagaaaaatgaagtttaaaaaattgcaCAAGAAGGTGCTGACGTTTTGGGGAAGAGGGATAAGAATTTACaggtacaatttttaaaaatttatttatctatttatttttggctgcattgggtcttcgtacgtgcttttttctctagttgcagtgcgagggcttctcattgtggtggattcttttgttgggagcacgggctctaggcgggcgggcttcagtagttgtggctcacgggctcagtagttgtggctcacgggctctagagcgcaggctcagtagctatggcgcacgggcttagttgctctgcagcatgtgggatcttcccggaccagggctcgaacccgtgtctcctgcgtttgcaggtgggttcttaaccactgcgccaccagggaagcccctacaggtacaatttaattatatttgcaCACTGAAAAGAGCAGCAGGATTCTCCTGTTGGGGAGGGACATTTAAATAGGCAGATGAGATtgggggggcggagggggcggtgtccctttagaatttaaaaattcaatgcaaaaaaaaaaaccttaagaaaAAAGCACAAATGAAAGCAATCAATACCTTTGCTCTGCCCCTTGTTTTTTAAGTGATTTGGGGCATTCAAGTAAGTatagataaaaatagataaaatatgtaATAGGTATGGATAagtatatagtaatatatatataagtaatataaatatataatatagagagataaaaatataacaaacaccTCTGTACTCATTACcacaattaagaaataaaagatcacAGATATGAGAGAACCTGACTCTGTACTTGTCCCTAATCCCTGAATTTGCCAATTATAATCCTCAGGCCTGTATTCATAGTTTTACCGTATATGTGTCCATTcagaaaagatacataaaattgttttgtttaaaacaataTACACGGTATCTGAATGTATATATCCTTTTAACTTTCATCTGTCCTGCCCTTCAGTATTTCACTGCACATATATACACcccaatttttttctccattatccaattttttttttttttttttgcggtacgcggacctctcactgctgcggcctctcccgccgcggagcacaggctccgaacgcgcaggcccagtggccacggctcacgggcccagctgctccgcggcatgcagtatcctcccagaccggggcacgaactcgcgtcccgcgcatcggcaggcgtaccctcaaccactgcgccaccagggaagccccattatccAATTTTTTAACCATCACAAACAATCCTGCAAAGAATATTCTGGAACGTAGCTTCTTTTCACCTAGGTTTTTGCACTTACTCTATCTGTGAGAGTTTGCTCCTTATCAGTGGTTCACATTCGTGGCTGCACATTAGGGTCACTTGTAAATGAGGAATCGATGCCCAGAATCTGCTGCAAATCAATTACTACATTGGAATCTCTGGGGATGGGCCCCAGGCcgtggtgttttaaaaaaaaaagcacctcagGGCTGCTGTGAATCCATGGGCTGCGTCGTTATATACAGCAGTAGATCTCAAGTTTGAGCCccacatcagcatcacctggaaggctCTCGCACAGATCTGATTCTGGGATGGAGCCtgagaacttgcatttctaataagttcccaggtgatgctgccactggcctgaggaccacactttgagaaccatgaCACAGAGAAcgcctttattcttttttaacatctgcaTAGTATCTCACTGTATGGATAGTCAGTAATTTCTTTGACAAGTCCTCTATTCTCAGACATTTGggtatttttcatctttcattaCTACCAAAAAAATTGcccattgtaagtcaactatatttcaattaaaaaaatttaattgcctACAACAGAATAtcattcagctataaaaagaatgaagtattatATTAAtatgctagggctgccataacaaagtaccacagactgggggtcttaaccaacagaaatttactttcttacagttctggaggctagaagtctgagatcaaggcgtCACCacagttggtttcttctgaggcctctctccttagcttgtagatggccatcttctccctgtgtctttacacggtctttcctctgtgtgtgtctgtgtccaaatttcctcttttataaaaataccagtcatactggattggggcccaccctaatgacctcattttaacttgacaCTTTTTCTATATATGGTCACGTACTGAATGTTAGCACTTTAACATATGAATCTTGGGGGGACACAACTCAGTCCATAacaagtactgatacatgttacagtatggatgaacctcaaaaacatgctaagagagacttccctggtggcccagttgttaagactctgcgctcctagtgcagggggcatgggttcgatccctggtcagggaactaagattcacACTTAGATTTAtttggcacagccaaataaataaatacataaataaataaataaaaccaactaAGGAAAAGAATCCATACACAAGTAGTCACAtcgtgtatgattccatttacatgaaatgtccagaatgggcaaatccacagagacagaaagtaaactggtggttgccagaggctgggtggggagggggactagagagtgactgcttaatgggtacaggtgATAGAAATTAAAGAGAGATGGTGGTTGTATAACATTGTGAGTAGACGAAATGCCACTGAATCGTTCACTTTACAACGattaattttatgtcatgtgaCTGTTACCTGAGTTTAAGGCCTGCCCTCAGAAGCCACTTCCCCATGACCATTTGGTACCTGCTGGGTGCAGAGAACTCCAGCCAGCAGCTGAAATTCAACCCAAGCTGGTTTGACATCCGAGTGCCTACTTTTAACCTCTAAGCTCTGGTTCCCAGCTTAAAACTCAGAGTGGTTCCCACATTTCCTGGTCTGGTAGGAAACTGTAGCTCAGATGTCCCACACCTGGCTGCCTACTCCTTTGCCTCcactataattatttgtttttctcacccACAAGACTGTGAGCTGTTTGAGGTCAGGGACTGTCTCTACTTCATTTCCTATCACTTCAAAGGTCCAAGGAGCCAGGGAGGTGTCCACTGAGTTAAACCTGAATGACAAGAAAGAGCCCACCATGTCTAGATCCTGGAGACAGTTCTAGGCATGATAACAGCAAAAGTAATGAAAAGGCTCTGAGGTCGGTGCAGGTCAGGGACCATGTGGCCCCTTCTGCCTCTTAATGGGTCTTCCTGCTTCTACATGTTGCCCTACTCAATATCTTTTCTGCTCAGCGCCCAGAAGAGAATTGTAAGTCATATCCATTACTGCTCTGCTCAGAAAcctcccatggctccccattgcccttGGAATAAAACCAGAACCCCTCACCATGCCCTATAATTCCTGCATGGTTGGCCCCTGCCTAACACTATTCATTTTACCTCCCCcttcaattctcttcattcactGGACCTCAACCACGCTGGCTATCTGTCCCTCAGCAAACCCTGGGGACAGACTTGTTGAGCACCTCAGGGAAATTTCCCCGTGGGCACATGGGGACACAGACAGGGAGGCTTACTGCAGCATCGTTTCTGCAATCAAGAAaaattggagggacttccctggtggtgcagtggttaagaatgtgcctgccaatgcaggggacacaggttcgatccctggtccgggaagatcccacatgacacggagcaactaaacccaacccgtgcgccacaactactgagcccgggtgcctagagcctgtgctccgcaacaaaaagagaagccaccgcaataagaagcccgcacaccgcaacaaagagtagcccccgcttgccgcaactagagaaagcccgcgcacagcaacgaagacccaacgcagccaaaaaattaatcaattttttaaaaaaaagaaaaattggaaacaaacatCCATCAAAACAGCCTGACAGAATAATTATAGTTTATTCATACTACAGATAATACTGAGCagatattttttccaactttttttaaCCGCTAAAtgcagtaagaaatacattttacactGTAAACCAGAGGTAGCAGATTGTACTTTCCAAAGAGGCCTCAACAATATGTCCTATCCTATATGCTCTACATACAATCCTTTGTATGCGACTGTGACGACGTGACTTTGACAATCCTTTGATTTAGTGACAAGGTCTCTGACCCCTCCCCTTGAACCTAGACaacctttgtgactggcttgacCAATAGAATACAGCAGAAATGAGTCATGTGACTTCTGAGATTCAGTCATAAAAATGCCATGCACTTCAGTCTTGTTCACTTGGGATCCAGCTGCCACGTTGTGAGAAAGCTCAAACTGGCCCATGCAGAGAGACCACTGTGTAGCTGCTCCAGCCAATAGCCCAGCTGAGTATCCAGCCAGAATGAAccataaaacatgaataaataaagatgctTTCTGATGATTCTAGCCACAGGGTATAAAGTCACTCAACTTTCAATTCTTCCCACTGGGGCTGCAGATAgcatggagcagagacaagccatGCCCACCGTGCCCTGCCCAAATTCCTCATCTACACAATGAGCGTAATAAAATGGTTGTTTGGGGAAGGTTTGTTAGGTCAATCACAATTGTACCACCAGTATATACATACACGTATCTGTGACAGAAATAAAAGCTTTACCAAACGATACTTACCCTTACTACACGTGATACAacctgacattttaattttattctatttttttcattaataataacTACTATACAcctatgttcacagaagcattattcacagtagccaaaaggtggatgcagcccaaatgtccatcagtggttgaatggataaacaaaatgtggtaaatacttatgatggaatattattcagccttaaaaaggaagtaaattctgacccatgctacaatgtggatgaaccttgaggacattaggctaagtgaaataagccaatcacaaaaggacaaatactgtatgattcgaCTTGTACGAGGTCCcaagagtagtcaaattcatagagacagaaactagAATTGTtgattaccaggggctgggggaggggagaatggggagttagggtttaatggggacagatgtccccttctgtttgtttgtttttaagagtagacacctttatttctttattttgtctgcattgggtctttgttgctgtgcacgggctttctctagttgcagtgcgtgggcttctcattgtggtggcttctcttgttgcggagcacaggctctaggagcaggcttcagtagttgtggcgcacagacttagctgctctgcagcatgtgggatcttcccggaccagagatcgaacccgtgtcccctgcattggcaggtggattcttaactgctgcgccaccagggaagccctaaaagtaaataatttttaaatttaaaaaaatgatttctatgAATCATCCTTCCCTTAATTGTAAacctggaaataaataaataaatgctggttGGAACCCACTTCACTGACTTCCTGAATCAGTAACGGCCCTGTCACCCACACTGTGAAAAACACAGCTACACCGTATGTGCAATGTATCTACATggatccaggacttccctggtggttcagagcttaagagtccgcctgccgatgcaggggacatgggtttgagccctggtctgagaggatcccacatgctgctggagcagctaagcctgtgtgccacaactactgagtctgcactctagagcccgcaagccacaactactgagcccacgtgccacaactactgaagcccacccgcctagagcccgtgctctgcaacaggagaggcccccacagtgagaagcctgcgcaccgcaacgaagagtggcccctgctcgccgcagctagagagggcccacgcacagcaatgaagacccaatgcagccaaaaataagtaaacaaataaatttatttaaaagaaaaaatctacatGGATCCACCTGGAGATATCTGGAAACCAAGAAGCTGAGGGAGAAAAGTTGCAAATTAATACATTCAGGATACCATTTATGTaaactgtttaaaatatatattgatattgtTTCCACAGACTCC
This genomic interval from Phocoena sinus isolate mPhoSin1 chromosome 3, mPhoSin1.pri, whole genome shotgun sequence contains the following:
- the DAND5 gene encoding LOW QUALITY PROTEIN: DAN domain family member 5 (The sequence of the model RefSeq protein was modified relative to this genomic sequence to represent the inferred CDS: inserted 4 bases in 2 codons; deleted 1 base in 1 codon) codes for the protein MILSQLTTLLSLLSGAWLPTGSGRPGPQGLPAQPQAAANETQSLGQGAPAFPVPSSALGSWKAFLGLQKTGQLGTGRMQHGQDVAXSLSLPLDPQEVAQEMCKAVPFTQVLSRLGCMAVYLLNHLCFGHCSSFYIXPFILCNSCVPARTRWAPVVLWRWAGSPASRRQVKMSAVRVEGCQCGPEA